Proteins found in one Primulina eburnea isolate SZY01 chromosome 16, ASM2296580v1, whole genome shotgun sequence genomic segment:
- the LOC140816348 gene encoding dihydrofolate synthetase isoform X1 has translation MTCFVSGPFALPTACSTSIVKMKNWSLFKSPQIIFPKYQFFFNSICRAFSAASLDSSEIKEFMEYMESFKNYEKSGVPKNAGTDSGDGFDLGRMRHLLQQLGNPQSKFKAFHVAGTKGKGSTATFLSGILRAEGYSVGCYTSPHIRTIRERITLGKSGEPVSAKELNSHFQKLKKDLDIAVELEKGHLSHFEVLTAFAFSLFAEAKVQFAVIEVGLGGARDATNVITSSDLAVAIITNIGEEHLAALGGSLESIAVAKSGVIKYGRPLVLGGTFLPHIERMIIDRAMSSCSPVISASDPGNRIMIKGLSRECQIPRQLCDVVLQIKRDPCVFVELFDVKLRLLGSHQLQNAATAACAALCLRDQGWALSDTSIRTGLEGAYLLGRGQFLTSKEAEVLGLPGTTVLLDGAHTKDSAQALANVIKTTFPEARLVFVVAMANDKDHLGFATELISVGCLEAVVFTEVNIAGDKSRTASASLLKDSWIEASREMGIDFLYWGTTKHGDQCTPSTQKWGRRPILFAEGSLEDSMSFGHRILGAKSCGMIIFTGSLHIVSAVLGRLQG, from the exons ATGACCTGTTTCGTTTCTGGTCCATTCGCTCTTCCCACAGCTTGTTCGACGTCCATCGTGAAAATGAAAAATTGGAGCCTTTTCAAATCACCTCAGATAATTTTTCCGAAATACCAATTTTTTTTCAACTCTATCTGTCGAGCATTTTCTGCTGCATCTTTAGATAGTTCTGAAATTAAGGAGTTCATGGAATATATGGAAAGTTTTAAAAACTACGAAAAATCCGGAGTGCCAAAAAATGCCGGCACGGATTCTGGCGATGGGTTTGATTTGGGTAGGATGAGACACTTGTTACAGCAATTGGGCAATCCTCAATCCAAGTTCAAG GCTTTCCATGTTGCTGGAACAAAAGGGAAAGGGTCGACTGCGACGTTTCTGTCCGGTATTTTAAGGGCAGAAGGGTATTCTGTTGGTTGTTACACGAG tccACATATACGAACTATCAGGGAGCGCATAACACTGGGAAAATCAGGAGAGCCGGTGTCAGCAAAGGAATTGAATTCTCATTTCCAGAAATTAAAGAAAGATCTTGATATCGCGGTGGAACTTGAAAAGGGTCATCTTAGTCATTTTGAG GTTCTCACTGCTTTTGCCTTCAGCCTCTTTGCCGAAGCAAAAGTTCAATTTGCAGTTATTGAG GTTGGATTGGGTGGAGCACGAGATGCAACCAATGTAATTACTAGTTCTGATCTTGCAGTTGCAATCATTACAAATATCGGCGAGGAGCATCTAGCAGCACTTGGGGGTTCTTTGGAAAGTATTGCAGTGGCAAAATCTGGAGTAATTAAATATGGACGCCCA CTTGTTTTAGGTGGGACATTTCTTCCCCACATCGAGCGCATGATTATTGATAGGGCAATGTCTTCATGTTCACCTGTGATATCAGCGTCGGATCCTGGAAATAGAATTATGATAAAAGGTCTTTCGAGAGAATGTCAGATTCCCAGACAGTTATGTGATGTTGTGCTCCAAATTAAGAGGGATCCTTGTGTG TTTGTTGAGTTATTTGATGTGAAATTACGTTTGCTTGGTTCTCACCAACTTCAAAATGCTGCAACTGCTGCTTGTGCAGCACTTTGCCTTCGTGATCAAG GATGGGCATTGTCAGACACATCTATTCGTACTGGTCTAGAAGGTGCATATTTGCTTGGAAGAGGTCAATTTTTAACATCTAAGGAAGCTGAGGTATTAGGACTGCCAGGAACTACTGTGCTACTAGATGGAG CGCACACCAAGGATTCAGCCCAAGCTTTGGCAAATGTTATTAAAACGACATTCCCCGAGGCTAGATTGGTCTTTGTGGTTGCTATGGCAAATGACAAAGATCATTTAGGTTTTGCTACAGAGCTAATTTCAG TTGGATGCTTGGAGGCTGTGGTTTTCACTGAAGTCAATATTGCTGGAGACAAATCCCGAACAGCTTCAGCATCTTTGTTGAAAGATTCTTGGATTGAAGCTTCTAGAGAGATGGGTATCGATTTTCTTTACTGGGGAACAACAAAGCATGGAGATCAATGTACTCCATCTACACAAAAATGGGGGCGTCGACCCATTTTATTTGCGGAAGGCTCATTGGAGGATTCAATGAGCTTTGGACATAGGATCCTCGGTGCCAAATCATGTGGGATGATCATTTTCACTGGATCTTTGCATATTGTTTCGGCTGTTTTAGGCCGTCTTCAGGGATGA
- the LOC140816348 gene encoding dihydrofolate synthetase isoform X3, translating into MTCFVSGPFALPTACSTSIVKMKNWSLFKSPQIIFPKYQFFFNSICRAFSAASLDSSEIKEFMEYMESFKNYEKSGVPKNAGTDSGDGFDLGRMRHLLQQLGNPQSKFKAFHVAGTKGKGSTATFLSGILRAEGYSVGCYTSPHIRTIRERITLGKSGEPVSAKELNSHFQKLKKDLDIAVELEKGHLSHFEVGLGGARDATNVITSSDLAVAIITNIGEEHLAALGGSLESIAVAKSGVIKYGRPLVLGGTFLPHIERMIIDRAMSSCSPVISASDPGNRIMIKGLSRECQIPRQLCDVVLQIKRDPCVFVELFDVKLRLLGSHQLQNAATAACAALCLRDQGWALSDTSIRTGLEGAYLLGRGQFLTSKEAEVLGLPGTTVLLDGAHTKDSAQALANVIKTTFPEARLVFVVAMANDKDHLGFATELISVGCLEAVVFTEVNIAGDKSRTASASLLKDSWIEASREMGIDFLYWGTTKHGDQCTPSTQKWGRRPILFAEGSLEDSMSFGHRILGAKSCGMIIFTGSLHIVSAVLGRLQG; encoded by the exons ATGACCTGTTTCGTTTCTGGTCCATTCGCTCTTCCCACAGCTTGTTCGACGTCCATCGTGAAAATGAAAAATTGGAGCCTTTTCAAATCACCTCAGATAATTTTTCCGAAATACCAATTTTTTTTCAACTCTATCTGTCGAGCATTTTCTGCTGCATCTTTAGATAGTTCTGAAATTAAGGAGTTCATGGAATATATGGAAAGTTTTAAAAACTACGAAAAATCCGGAGTGCCAAAAAATGCCGGCACGGATTCTGGCGATGGGTTTGATTTGGGTAGGATGAGACACTTGTTACAGCAATTGGGCAATCCTCAATCCAAGTTCAAG GCTTTCCATGTTGCTGGAACAAAAGGGAAAGGGTCGACTGCGACGTTTCTGTCCGGTATTTTAAGGGCAGAAGGGTATTCTGTTGGTTGTTACACGAG tccACATATACGAACTATCAGGGAGCGCATAACACTGGGAAAATCAGGAGAGCCGGTGTCAGCAAAGGAATTGAATTCTCATTTCCAGAAATTAAAGAAAGATCTTGATATCGCGGTGGAACTTGAAAAGGGTCATCTTAGTCATTTTGAG GTTGGATTGGGTGGAGCACGAGATGCAACCAATGTAATTACTAGTTCTGATCTTGCAGTTGCAATCATTACAAATATCGGCGAGGAGCATCTAGCAGCACTTGGGGGTTCTTTGGAAAGTATTGCAGTGGCAAAATCTGGAGTAATTAAATATGGACGCCCA CTTGTTTTAGGTGGGACATTTCTTCCCCACATCGAGCGCATGATTATTGATAGGGCAATGTCTTCATGTTCACCTGTGATATCAGCGTCGGATCCTGGAAATAGAATTATGATAAAAGGTCTTTCGAGAGAATGTCAGATTCCCAGACAGTTATGTGATGTTGTGCTCCAAATTAAGAGGGATCCTTGTGTG TTTGTTGAGTTATTTGATGTGAAATTACGTTTGCTTGGTTCTCACCAACTTCAAAATGCTGCAACTGCTGCTTGTGCAGCACTTTGCCTTCGTGATCAAG GATGGGCATTGTCAGACACATCTATTCGTACTGGTCTAGAAGGTGCATATTTGCTTGGAAGAGGTCAATTTTTAACATCTAAGGAAGCTGAGGTATTAGGACTGCCAGGAACTACTGTGCTACTAGATGGAG CGCACACCAAGGATTCAGCCCAAGCTTTGGCAAATGTTATTAAAACGACATTCCCCGAGGCTAGATTGGTCTTTGTGGTTGCTATGGCAAATGACAAAGATCATTTAGGTTTTGCTACAGAGCTAATTTCAG TTGGATGCTTGGAGGCTGTGGTTTTCACTGAAGTCAATATTGCTGGAGACAAATCCCGAACAGCTTCAGCATCTTTGTTGAAAGATTCTTGGATTGAAGCTTCTAGAGAGATGGGTATCGATTTTCTTTACTGGGGAACAACAAAGCATGGAGATCAATGTACTCCATCTACACAAAAATGGGGGCGTCGACCCATTTTATTTGCGGAAGGCTCATTGGAGGATTCAATGAGCTTTGGACATAGGATCCTCGGTGCCAAATCATGTGGGATGATCATTTTCACTGGATCTTTGCATATTGTTTCGGCTGTTTTAGGCCGTCTTCAGGGATGA
- the LOC140816316 gene encoding RNA polymerase sigma factor sigE, chloroplastic/mitochondrial-like gives MGVVTVSSSAATSPLRLSSRFSAHIALSKTPVILAFKTDRSKNIALVAPLESVSLPVGTKKADEKRCITVKKGSGYVPDVAIDRASSSATELDYNEAAAKLEQIYKHSPATDISDKEVRDQITKTRRSRGKRTEDAAEVLENKTADTVIRSKTVRTKRLSLENRIALRTKREHEHIVSYQKRKQRKNDEREKIDRLVRDYSSSTDLVSLNWKKMKIPPVLPPNEHTWLFKLMEPMKAIIQVKEDLENDLGRELNDNELAETRNITNAQLKKEMEVGRAARSKLIKHNLRLVLFVMNKYFRDFVNGPRFQDLCQAGVKGLMIAIDRFEPNRKFQLSTYGLFWIRHAIIRSMTLSSFTKVSFGLQSVRVEIQRTKLELSFELQRLPTEKEILDRVGISPERYQEVMRASKPIYSLHARNSVTQEEFINGITDVDGVEGDKRRQPELLRLALDDVLDSLKPKESLVIRQRYGLDGKGDRTLGEIAGNFNISREMVRKHEVKALMKLKHPARVDYLRHYIFK, from the exons ATGGGAGTCGTGACTGTTTCTAGCTCTGCCGCAACGAGTCCATTGAGATTGAGCTCAAGATTTTCTGCTCATATAGCTTTATCGAAAACACCTGTTATATTAGCATTCAAAACTGATAGGAGTAAAAATATTGCTCTAGTTGCACCACTGGAATCTGTATCTTTACCTGTGGGGACAAAGAAAGCAGATGAAAAGAGGTGTATTACTGTGAAAAAGGGGTCAGGATATGTTCCGGATGTTGCAATAGATCGAGCCTCTTCAAGTGCAACAGAGTTAGATTATAATGAAGCTGCTGCCAAATTAGAGCAAATATACAAGCATAGTCCTGCAACAGATATTTCTGACAAGGAAGTCAGAGATCAAATAACAAAGACAAGGCGATCACGAGGAAAGAGGACTGAAGATGCTGCAGAAGTGTTAGAGAATAAAACCGCTGACACTGTCATCAGGAGTAAAACGGtaaggacaaaaagattgagcCTTGAAAACAGGATTGCTCTTAGAACGAAAAGGGAACATGAACATATTGTGTCGTACCAGAAAAGGAAACAACGGAAGAATGATGAAAGGGAAAAGATTGATAGGCTTGTAAGGGATTATTCCTCTTCCACCGATTTGGTTAGCTTAAactggaagaaaatgaagatcCCACCGGTTCTTCCTCCTAATGAGCATACCTGGTTATTTAAGCTAATGGAACCAATGAAG GCAATTATCCAAGTCAAGGAGGATTTAGAAAATGATCTAGGAAGAGAGCTTAATGACAATGAATTAGCAGAGACAAGGAATATCACTAATGCCCAGCTGAAGAAAGAAATGGAAGTTGGTCGAGCTGCCAGAAGTAAATTGATCAAG CACAACCTCCGACTTGTTTTATTTGTGATGAACAAGTATTTTCGAGATTTTGTGAATGGCCCAAGATTCCAAGACCTTTGTCAAGCTGGTGTAAAGGGACTTATGATAGCTATTGATCGTTTTGAGCCAAATAGGAAGTTCCAGCTCTCAACATATGGCCTCTTTTGGATCAGGCATGCAATTATTCGGTCTATGACGCTTTCAAGTTTCACTAAGGTCTCCTTTGGCCTTCAGTCG GTCAGAGTAGAAATCCAGAGGACAAAGCTGGAGTTGTCATTTGAGCTTCAAAGACTGCCAACCGAGAAAGAAATTCTAGACAGAGTTGGAATTTCCCCAGAACGATACCAAGAAGTGATGAGGGCTTCAAAACCTATCTATTCTCTCCACGCTCGAAATTCAGTTACCCAAGAAGAATTCATTAATGGGATAACTGATGTTGATGGTGTTGAAGGAGATAAGAGAAGGCAACCAGAACTTCTCAGGCTTGCTCTAGATGATGTG CTCGATTCTTTGAAGCCCAAAGAGAGTTTGGTTATCAGACAAAGATATGGACTTGATGGAAAAGGAGACAGAACACTTGGAGAAATTGCAGGAAATTTCAACATTTCAAGAGAAATGGTAAGGAAACATGAGGTGAAGGCACTCATGAAGCTTAAGCATCCAGCTCGGGTTGACTATCTTCGACACTACATTTTTAAATGA
- the LOC140816576 gene encoding low affinity inorganic phosphate transporter 4-like, protein MDWMQAPSVEPNPLDFNYARAYAKRETIHQFLAPRNIGLSERILISNVSLLPKARFDVHINKPNPKLDIQTKKPNLIPKAMASNNISVLNALDNARTQWYHITTIVIAGMGFFTDAYDLFCISTVSKLLGRLYYYDSTTGKPGKLPHPINNLVIGVALVGTLSGQLVFGYLGDKLGRKKVYGITLILMALCAICSGLSFGSSPKAVMGTLCFFRFWLGFGIGGDYPLSATIMSEYANKKTRGAFIAAVFAMQGVGIIFAGLVSMILSRIFLNSYGGPSFTDEHVFSTEPEADYVWRIVLMIGALPAILTFYWRMKMPETARYTAIIEGNAKQAASDMGRVLEIEIQAEPDKIARFNASNEYPLLSFEFVRRHGKHLIGTTTTWFLLDIAFYSQNLTQKDIFPTMGLTNKAENVSALREMFETSRAMFVIALLGTFPGYWFTVAFIEKIGRYYIQLVGFFMMSIFMFIIGIKYDYLKNKEHRWTFAALYGLTFFFANFGPNSTTFVLPAELFPTRVRSTCHALSAASGKAGAMVSAFGIQNYTQDGEVPKIKKAMILLAVTNLMGFFFTFLVTETKGKSLEEISGEDGGDGDDDDHTTAKPPFSPSEKWEENSRNY, encoded by the exons ATGGATTGGATGCAAGCGCCAAGTGTGGAACCAAATCCCCTTGATTTCAACTATGCAAGAGCATATGCCAAACGGGAAACCATCCATCAATTTCTTGCTCCAAGAAACATTGGTTTAAGCGAAAGAATTTTAATTTCCAATGTTTCTTTGCTCCCAAAAGCAAGATTTGATGTACATATAAATAAGCCAAACCCAAAACTAGACATACAGACCAAGAAACCAAACCTCATACCAAAAGCGATGGCTTCAAACAACATCTCGGTGCTTAATGCGCTTGACAATGCACGCACACAGTGGTACCATATTACCACTATTGTGATTGCAGGAATGGGATTCTTCACCGATGCATATGACCTGTTTTGCATCTCCACCGTCTCTAAACTTTTAGGGCGTTTATACTACTACGATTCCACCACAGGAAAACCCGGAAAGCTTCCACATCCAATCAATAACTTGGTTATTGGAGTTGCGCTAGTCGGTACTCTATCTGGGCAACTGGTATTCGGGTACCTAGGCGATAAGCTAGGCCGGAAAAAGGTTTACGGGATCACTTTGATTCTTATGGCCCTTTGTGCCATTTGTTCTGGTCTATCATTTGGATCCAGTCCGAAGGCTGTAATGGGAACTCTGTGCTTCTTTAGATTCTGGCTTGGATTTGGGATCGGCGGGGACTATCCTTTATCTGCTACTATCATGTCTGAATACGCGAACAAAAAAACACGAGGGGCGTTTATTGCTGCAGTGTTTGCGATGCAAGGAGTTGGCATCATTTTTGCTGGACTTGTATCAATGATCTTGTCTAGAATCTTCCTTAACAGTTATGGAGGTCCATCATTTACCGATGAACATGTTTTCTCGACCGAGCCCGAGGCCGACTATGTATGGCGAATTGTGCTAATGATTGGCGCACTTCCGGCCATCCTCACCTTCTACTGGCGCATGAAAATGCCCGAAACAGCACGGTACACGGCCATAATCGAAGGGAACGCAAAGCAAGCAGCTTCGGACATGGGCAGAGTTCTTGAAATCGAAATCCAAGCTGAACCCGACAAAATAGCCCGATTCAACGCATCAAACGAGTACCCTTTACTCTCTTTCGAATTCGTGAGGCGCCATGGAAAGCATCTGATCGGCACAACGACGACATGGTTTCTTCTAGACATCGCATTCTACAGCCAAAATCTGACACAAAAAGACATTTTTCCAACCATGGGTCTCACCAACAAAGCTGAAAACGTCAGTGCGCTCCGAGAAATGTTCGAAACATCGCGTGCTATGTTTGTGATCGCTTTGCTGGGGACTTTTCCGGGATATTGGTTCACCGTAGCTTTCATTGAAAAGATTGGGCGTTATTATATTCAGTTGGTGGGATTTTTCATGATGTCGATTTTCATGTTTATAATCGGTATTAAATACGACTATCTGAAGAATAAGGAACATAGATGGACCTTTGCAGCGCTTTATGGGCTCACGTTCTTCTTTGCGAACTTCGGGCCGAATAGCACAACCTTTGTCTTGCCCGCAGAGCTTTTTCCGACAAGGGTTAG GTCCACTTGCCATGCACTTAGTGCGGCCTCCGGCAAGGCTGGTGCAATGGTGAGCGCATTTGGGATACAGAATTACACGCAAGATGGAGAAGTGCCTAAAATCAAGAAAGCCATGATCCTCTTGGCTGTCACAAACCTCATGGGATTTTTCTTTACTTTTCTTGTGACCGAAACAAAAGGAAAGTCATTAGAAGAGATATCCGGCGAAGACGGCGGCGATGGTGATGACGACGATCATACGACCGCAAAACCACCATTTAGCCCATCGGAGAAATGGGAAGAAAATTCGAGGAATTATTGA
- the LOC140816348 gene encoding dihydrofolate synthetase isoform X2: MTCFVSGPFALPTACSTSIVKMKNWSLFKSPQIIFPKYQFFFNSICRAFSAASLDSSEIKEFMEYMESFKNYEKSGVPKNAGTDSGDGFDLGRMRHLLQQLGNPQSKFKAFHVAGTKGKGSTATFLSGILRAEGYSVGCYTRERITLGKSGEPVSAKELNSHFQKLKKDLDIAVELEKGHLSHFEVLTAFAFSLFAEAKVQFAVIEVGLGGARDATNVITSSDLAVAIITNIGEEHLAALGGSLESIAVAKSGVIKYGRPLVLGGTFLPHIERMIIDRAMSSCSPVISASDPGNRIMIKGLSRECQIPRQLCDVVLQIKRDPCVFVELFDVKLRLLGSHQLQNAATAACAALCLRDQGWALSDTSIRTGLEGAYLLGRGQFLTSKEAEVLGLPGTTVLLDGAHTKDSAQALANVIKTTFPEARLVFVVAMANDKDHLGFATELISVGCLEAVVFTEVNIAGDKSRTASASLLKDSWIEASREMGIDFLYWGTTKHGDQCTPSTQKWGRRPILFAEGSLEDSMSFGHRILGAKSCGMIIFTGSLHIVSAVLGRLQG; the protein is encoded by the exons ATGACCTGTTTCGTTTCTGGTCCATTCGCTCTTCCCACAGCTTGTTCGACGTCCATCGTGAAAATGAAAAATTGGAGCCTTTTCAAATCACCTCAGATAATTTTTCCGAAATACCAATTTTTTTTCAACTCTATCTGTCGAGCATTTTCTGCTGCATCTTTAGATAGTTCTGAAATTAAGGAGTTCATGGAATATATGGAAAGTTTTAAAAACTACGAAAAATCCGGAGTGCCAAAAAATGCCGGCACGGATTCTGGCGATGGGTTTGATTTGGGTAGGATGAGACACTTGTTACAGCAATTGGGCAATCCTCAATCCAAGTTCAAG GCTTTCCATGTTGCTGGAACAAAAGGGAAAGGGTCGACTGCGACGTTTCTGTCCGGTATTTTAAGGGCAGAAGGGTATTCTGTTGGTTGTTACACGAG GGAGCGCATAACACTGGGAAAATCAGGAGAGCCGGTGTCAGCAAAGGAATTGAATTCTCATTTCCAGAAATTAAAGAAAGATCTTGATATCGCGGTGGAACTTGAAAAGGGTCATCTTAGTCATTTTGAG GTTCTCACTGCTTTTGCCTTCAGCCTCTTTGCCGAAGCAAAAGTTCAATTTGCAGTTATTGAG GTTGGATTGGGTGGAGCACGAGATGCAACCAATGTAATTACTAGTTCTGATCTTGCAGTTGCAATCATTACAAATATCGGCGAGGAGCATCTAGCAGCACTTGGGGGTTCTTTGGAAAGTATTGCAGTGGCAAAATCTGGAGTAATTAAATATGGACGCCCA CTTGTTTTAGGTGGGACATTTCTTCCCCACATCGAGCGCATGATTATTGATAGGGCAATGTCTTCATGTTCACCTGTGATATCAGCGTCGGATCCTGGAAATAGAATTATGATAAAAGGTCTTTCGAGAGAATGTCAGATTCCCAGACAGTTATGTGATGTTGTGCTCCAAATTAAGAGGGATCCTTGTGTG TTTGTTGAGTTATTTGATGTGAAATTACGTTTGCTTGGTTCTCACCAACTTCAAAATGCTGCAACTGCTGCTTGTGCAGCACTTTGCCTTCGTGATCAAG GATGGGCATTGTCAGACACATCTATTCGTACTGGTCTAGAAGGTGCATATTTGCTTGGAAGAGGTCAATTTTTAACATCTAAGGAAGCTGAGGTATTAGGACTGCCAGGAACTACTGTGCTACTAGATGGAG CGCACACCAAGGATTCAGCCCAAGCTTTGGCAAATGTTATTAAAACGACATTCCCCGAGGCTAGATTGGTCTTTGTGGTTGCTATGGCAAATGACAAAGATCATTTAGGTTTTGCTACAGAGCTAATTTCAG TTGGATGCTTGGAGGCTGTGGTTTTCACTGAAGTCAATATTGCTGGAGACAAATCCCGAACAGCTTCAGCATCTTTGTTGAAAGATTCTTGGATTGAAGCTTCTAGAGAGATGGGTATCGATTTTCTTTACTGGGGAACAACAAAGCATGGAGATCAATGTACTCCATCTACACAAAAATGGGGGCGTCGACCCATTTTATTTGCGGAAGGCTCATTGGAGGATTCAATGAGCTTTGGACATAGGATCCTCGGTGCCAAATCATGTGGGATGATCATTTTCACTGGATCTTTGCATATTGTTTCGGCTGTTTTAGGCCGTCTTCAGGGATGA